The DNA region GGCACCCATGATGCTgaagccaccgccgccctccttACTCTCACCACCCTCGGTCAACTCGCCAAGGGGAAGAGCCTtgccgatgacgccgccgtccttgccGATGATGTCACCAGTCGCGGTGACAACGTTGCCGACAAGCTCTCCGGCCTCGCCTTCTGTAACTTTGCCGACAGTCTTGCCAGTCTCGTCTACCACCTCGCCGGTTTTGCCGATaacgccggcgacgaggtttTCGCCATGGTCTTGGATGTCTTGTTCAACCGAGTATGCTTTCGACGAGTTAGCCAAGCCATTCGCAAATCGTGCAAGACTTTACTCACTTGACTTCTGCTCGGCCTCTTTTCCGCGTCCACCGAGCATGCTGCTGCCAGACTTTGAAGCAGCGCCGACCATGATGGTGTtcttgttgttcttgttaTTCTTGTTGTGGTACTTTTGTAGTTCTTGTTCGTGTTGGGATATAAATTCGTTGTACTCAGCGCTAACAGGGTATCTTAGAAAATGTAGCTGTTCATGAGGTGATTGCATTGGTTTGGGAGGTCAAAAAGTCAAAAGTTGCTATTACAGCTTGCCGGTCAGACGTCTTATACCTCCAGTCCTCGGGCTCAAATCAAGTTTCCCCCCCATCCATCGGCTGCTTCTGGAGCTTACGTCAAAGGGGGAAGCTCAAGCTCAGGGGAGCTTCCTTGAAGCTCCCCTCCCTGCTCGCGCCACACGGTGACTTCATGGGGGAAGGATGGTCAGGTAGACAGTCGTCCATCATGACGCAAAGCCACACTCGTCCGAGCTCGTGAAGGGCTGGATCCCAGCTGTCATGACGCAACTGGTCTTTGCAGAAGAAATATGCACCTTGGGGAATGGTGTGACAACTAACCGACCTGGGGAACTGCCATTGGCTTTCGGATCGATCGCCGTCCATCTTTCTTGGAGACGGCCATATGGTGTGGCTAGTGTTTCCAAGGGGCCTCCCTGCCCTGCATCATTCATTCGTCAGTTCCTCCACAGTCGACGCCCCTCACCAGTCGCTCCAACACCCTTTCTTTTTGAAATGCGGGTTGCGAAGCTCATGAGGGCTGGGCTGGACCGGACTGGACTCTCATGCGCATCAGACGTCATGACGCTCTTCGAAACATGAAAAACGAAGTGCTATTCGCCACGCTCTCTCAAAGAGTTCACGAATTAACCATCACGTCGTCCATGCGCCCGCGAGCTAACGGACGGCATGCCGCATGCCGCTCGACCTCATCTCTCCCTTGCCCCTTTCAGCCTCACGGGACGGGGGGGTCTTGGAGCCAAGAGTTGAGCAAACCGTTTGGTTGCCGAATTTGGTGTTCATGGGAACTTTTAGCTACAATTCGCATCCTAGCCTCTCACAACCGTCTCAGTACCGTCTGAACGCCGCCGCATGCTAGTTTCTATCGAACCGGTTCCAGAACTCCCCCCAAATACCCAACCGCTCCGTCCAAAATTGCGCAAATACCCGTTTGAGATCATGACCCGGTTCCTATATGGATATTGGGGTTCCCACCACCGTGGAAAACCGTCGGTATTTTGATGATGAGCTGAATCCCGTCGTTGGTTGACTTGACGTCCATGAAGATCTCGGACGGACTGGGAGTTGTCGAAGACGGCTTGGCCTGGTGAGCAGTACACTGAGGACAGCTCGTCCGCGTGTCGGGAACATGCCCAGGACGGGCACTGCTAGACTGCCCCGAGTTCCCGGCCTGGCCCGTCTGCTGGAGGGACTTGGCCAAAGGCGCGCCGTCAaagtggccgacgacgttgttgttcttgtcaAGAATGTTGCCCATGTGATCCACCTTGAGTCCGTCCCCCATGCCTTCAATGGGCTTGGGTGACGGAGGCGCGGGGGGGATGGTGTCGTTCTCTGCCACATAACCGACAACCTCACCCTCCTCGCTGAAGATCTCGCCCGTTACCGCGACGGGCCGTCCGATCATGGACGGCaggtcgccctcgacgcggCCAAGTACCTGACCGTTCCAGTCCAGGATGTTTCCGAACTCGTCGACATACTTACCGTCCAGGCCCTGCGCTAGCTCGGCAAGGTTTGGCGGTAACGTGAGGCCAGAGGACAGAGGAGTAACCTTGGGTATCTGGATCGGGGCGTTCTTCCCCTGGGGCTCGGGGGTGCCTTGCGAGGAGGGTTGGGCATCGGGTGAAGCTTCGTCCGTGCCATTGTCTGCAGTCTCGgttgccgacggcggtggcgctCTGGGCGCATTCTGATTCTGATTCTGATTCTGATTCTGATTCTGATGTTGAGTCGACGATGTCCTCATCGGGATGGGTATCTCCCGCGAGCCCTGCAGGTGAACAGGCCCGCCCTTTTGGGGCTGTGGGGTGTTTGTGTTGCTGCTAGTGCttcgaggagggggaggttgGCGAGGAGAGGTTTCAGGAagaggcgccggcgagggaggtGCTCGTGACTGAGAATTCAGACGAGGCAgaggcggcctcgagaaGGTGCCTCTGGGTGCCTGCTGCTCCAGCCCGCCATCGttcgcctcgtcgtcgacctcaacAACCTCATATTCGTCGTGGCGAGAGGTAAGATCAGGATCGCCGCCGGCTACGGCCGAAGACTGTGGCTCGGTACGATGCATGGAATGCGACGAGGGTTCCGGACGCGCAGGTACGGAGTTCTGCATGGATTGCTGTacaggctgctgctgctgctgctgctgctgctgcttcgaGACAGGGCCTTCGGGCTCGTCGCGGAGAGTTTGGAGTGGAGTcggccgagagggagggatCGCCGTCATCATTGGATGGTAGTGCTGCTGTGGGAGAAGAGCATAATCCGCGTCAGCTGGGCCTTGTCGTCAAGGCGAATAGGAGAGAGGACGTAAAGCAAAGCATGGCCAGGAAGGCCAGCCGAGGGAAAGGAATGGAGAGCGGGCACCCACCTGAGGATTGATCGCCTGATTctgaagggggaggggggtgggcggTGTCAAGCTTGTCtgtgagagagagcgagaggagaagggagacTTGACGGGACTGTGTGCTGTCGAGTGCGTGCTGCCACTGCTGGAAGTCTTGCTGGTTGTTGCGCTTGCGCCAGGCTGGCAGCAGTCACTGCAAGATCTGCAaggcagaagcagaagcgggttggaaaggggggaggggctggGCCAGTTGCTGTGACGTCAACTCGACGACCATGGCCAAGTGTGGGTTGTCCGAGTCTCTGGAGGTTCCAGAGCTGGCGAACGGGGCGACGGTTCACACGTTGAGTCCCTGTCAGGCTGGGCTCCCCCCGTTTTGCAAGGATGGTGAGATCAAAGACTTGTCGAACCGAGATCTGTGGACTCCACCGGGGGATCCGGACACGCGCAAAACGTCTCCACAGGGGAGGGAATGCAGCAAAACAGGCGAGTGAGGGACCGTTGACGGAGTGGGTGGTGAAGATGGCAGAATGGGAAAAGCGAGGAGATGgcgctggggggggggaacaaCACTGAGCACTAGGAACTGAGCACCGAGATTGGAGGCTTGGGAGAGTCTGGCAAAAAGCCTGTTTTCCCATGTCGAAACACAAGAATGACTGTGCgggcggccgtggccgtgaTGCTGGGCCAGGATAGGCTGACGCGCCCGGGGCTACTGTACGTCTGTACAGACGAAATGCACGGCCAGCCGTCAAACTCGTTAGTCCTTTTGGTCAAGAGGAGAGAGGtaagggaggggaggggcagagCAAGATGAGCAGAGCCGACGAAAGAGTTGCTTGATCtcaaaaagaagaaaggcGAGCCGCGTGAGATGGTCTTCATCCACCGGTCAACCGACGACGAAGCTTCGAGACCAATGGGCGCTCACGGCCTCTGGGGAAAGGCCAAAGACACGCACGAGACTGACTGACAGACAGCCAGCCTTGTTTCCCGGCCGAGACACACCGACCTCAGCGAAGAgagggcggagggggagagCCCCAAATCAGCTTCATCAGATGTTCGGGTTGGTAGCCATGCCCGAACAGCAGCTTCACCTGGACTTTGGAGACGTCTCGACTCTCGACAGTCTGTCCAAAAGACAGAGCCCAGCACAGCCCAGCCtagcacagcacagcacagcacagcacagcacatATGGTTGGTTGGAACGCACGCCCCAACCGACGAGCAAATGATGATCTCGATGGCTTCCCGAGACGGCAATGAGCTGCGGCGAGACGTAATGCCCGTCTGAGTCTAGAACATGGTAAATGAGACGGCAGCACTACGATCGACGTGGGAGGGACGGTCTGTtggcaggtaggtaggggCAGGTAGGTGGCTTGACGATGGATGAATGGTCAGTCGGTAAAGCTCCCTCAGGGCGGcatttttattttattttatttatttttatcCTTTTTCCAACGAGACGGGACGGATGCTGGATGCAGTCTGAGGAGAAGGCGAGTGAGTGGCTGATGCTCCGCCGGGATGCGACGCAAGAGCCCTCCGTCCAAGCCACGGTTCCCCTGCGCGTGTAGCGTTTCTCAGACGGTCGAGACGGTACTGTGGATTCTTCTGCCTTTGTCATTTGGGGTGACATGGACGTCGCATTGGTGGTGGAGGACCAAAGGGGGCCGTTCCACCGTTACATTTGGCGGCGCGGGTGGGCAAcccaaggaggaggacgacgacgacttgCCCCCCCGttccacccacccacccacgcatacgcacacgcacacctCCAAAACTCTGCTTGGTTGGGTTACTTTGCATCATGTGGCGGTATCGACGCGTCGACATTGGATGGACGAGCAAGGTTGAAGACGTCCTGTGGCTTGACATTATTTTCCATTTCGTTTCGTTTGTTCGCCAGTCATTGGCACGGTCATGTCGtcgtcagtcagtcagtcagtgaGTCAGCCAGGACGTTCGTTGCTTTTCCTCCCTTGGGTGTCCCGGCGAGAAAGAGGTCTCTTTGACGACGCGGGATGAAGTCAGGACGCCGACATGATCCCGTCAGCAGGTATGGATTTTGAAGGCACTGTCTTTCGCAAGAGTCTCGACCCTCTTCTCCTGGCGGCGAACGAACCTGGAAGCTTGAAGGCtgaagaagagaggaggtTTGACACTAGGCCAAGCGCCAAAGAGACGAAAGCATGGAAAGCAAGGCACAGCTACGCTTTTCCCGCAGTAGTCTCGGACGCCGTCCTTTTCAGAGGTCAAGCGCGAAGCGGGAATGCGTGCGTCCAgccactcactcaccttcACTCGCTCCATCGGCGAGTAACCGCTGCCCCATCTCCCCGTTCCAATAGTTGTCGACCTGCCTGCTGGCGGGTTCCGATGACGCTAAGTAAACTAACTACCTAACCTCTCGGTCCCGCCGTCACATTGGAGGTTCGCCCCCCCCGgtcccccgtccccgtccctAACTAGGGATTAACGGCACCGTCGGTGCAGGGTGGTGTGAAACCGACAAGTGGTCGACCAAATAGCGCTATGGACGGACGCTGGCTACCGTTTCGCGTCTCTCCGCATGGTTGACGGCGGGTGTCACAGCACATGGCCTGGAATGTCTCACGACGCTACTCCACACAAACTTGGCAACTAGCGGGTTGGTGGCTGAGGGAGGATCACTGACGCCGATGGTAGTACtaagccgacgacgacacgtccatgatgaaggccgaggtcgtcaacTGCTGGAAAACCATGCTTACCATCAACTCTTTTCAAAGCAGGTGGAAGCCCATGTCATGTGGTCTTGAAACTCTCTTCTCTCAACTAGACATTGGTCCGAAAAAGAACCGTTTAAAATGCTTTGGCTAACGTCGAATAGGTTACCCATAAAATTTCCCGAAATAACGTCCGTATCTCATGATGTCGATGATGCACAAAATCTTTCATAATACACGCGGCAGATGGATACCCAATATCCCATCTGTCCACCAACTCCTCCCACACCCCCCTGTCGAACCCGAACCGTTTTCCTTTTCCAACGGCAAGGGGACTCGACGGATCGTGGGCAACAAATGAAAAAAAGCCATAAATAAGAACCCCCCGCAAGTTGCAGCAAATTGTGTCGGCTTAACAATTCGCCCACTAGTAATTCCGCGACTCCGTGTAAAAAGCAGCTCTCATAAAACAATAGACCGGCCCGGCAAAGAAGATGTTGGTTTCGTCTTTTAAGATTTGTCCCTGGGAAAAACGTCTCTCAGTTCCTGATTAAAAGACGAGGAAAAGCCCATTAGCCCATTTTGAACTTGGCCTAACTAGCCCGTCCTTGTCTGCGAGTAAGAAAAGAAGACAGAACGGGTCGCTAGTTggaaaagggagggagaggagaaaGGGCTCGAGACTGAGaggaaatggggggggggaagggtaAGTTACTTACAAGAGAGCCAACTCGAGGTCACCGTGAATGCGCGCCTTCAACGTGATCTCAAtgtcgaggttgaggtcCAGACGCAACCGCAGCGTATCGCTCttgtcgctgccgccgccgccttgttGACCGCCCAGGGCACCGCCGGCAACGTTGCCTAGCGTGTTCTGGACGCCGTTCGTGACACCGCCGTCGGtcaggccgccgaggggaccgccgccgccctgctgttgctgctgctggccctggTTGCGCTTCTGCATCTGCTTGCTCTTGGTGCGCGTGCGACGCTGGGGCTTCTCCTGGGGCTGCTCGCTGGGCGCTTCCGACGTCTCGTCGTCAGAGGCGTACTTGGTGTTGTTTCTCTCGCGGGGGGATGCCATTTTGAtgtgagggggggggggggttcttttGATTCCGTTGATCGGATCTGAAGTTCTAAAAGATAATATATAAAAAAAATGACTAGGCCAACCAAGTtctcttgttgttgttttccTGTCggaaagaggaaaagagggaggACCTGGGTATTAAGGGGCGGGTATGGTTCTTTTTGGTTCGACCGGTAGGTTTGAAGTGTTTCTTTCAAAGTCTGTTTCGGCTTTCCTCTAGGGCGGGATGAGGACGGGCAACATATAAGTGATTCCGGACAGTATCcggaaaggggaggggaagggggaggggggggttcaaAACAGGATGGAAAGCTTACACCCTCTTCTCGGCTGATGAGATCATGTTGGACCCttggaagagaggaggaccCAGGTTTCTTTCTCCCATGTTCTCATGTTGCCAAAGTTCCCGCCgcacacccctccccccctcctcgggGAGAGGATTTGCGTCACACCTCTCGAGTCTCGAGATGTTCTGGACCGGAATGACGTTGAGGAGGGCCAAGCGGCATGCGGAGGGGGGGCGGATACACtggggccgccggggcgcTGGGCCTGTCTCATGCAagcccctctctctcactctcccaCTCTCGATGTGGCCCCGATCTACGTGTGAGCATGCATGTACCTGGGCTGCCAGAAAGGTAGGAGCGTCTTCTCCCAAAGCCCTACCGCATCCTGTCTGTACCTTGGACCTCGAGAGAATTGGATGTGACTACATCGTACTTGGTTTACACTACATGATACGGTATTCACTAGCTAACTATGTGGTCAAGCATCCCTGTTCCTCATTCGAGAATCCCAACCACACAAACACAACAACTTGCACGCTCGCGCCCAATCATGcgaccccccctcctctgcTTCTCCTTCATGCTCACGCCATAGAAGGAGGGCGGGCAGCTGGGAGAGTCACTGGGCACTGCCAATCCAATgcagagggagagagaggcatgACGCGCCATTACTCTATCTGCCGCTGCCATCAAACAAGCTTCTCTGCTGCTGTAAGCCGGTTTGGAAGAGGCTCACAGGGCTTGTCAcagtgctgctgctgccgtgtGCACTGACGATGGATGGAGACGGAAACTTGGACTCGCTCGCTGGTTGGTTCGGTCACAGTTCACACGGGTTATCAAAACCAAGAACCCACAG from Colletotrichum higginsianum IMI 349063 chromosome 4, whole genome shotgun sequence includes:
- a CDS encoding Lea domain protein — translated: MTAIPPSRPTPLQTLRDEPEGPVSKQQQQQQQQQPVQQSMQNSVPARPEPSSHSMHRTEPQSSAVAGGDPDLTSRHDEYEVVEVDDEANDGGLEQQAPRGTFSRPPLPRLNSQSRAPPSPAPLPETSPRQPPPPRSTSSNTNTPQPQKGGPVHLQGSREIPIPMRTSSTQHQNQNQNQNQNQNAPRAPPPSATETADNGTDEASPDAQPSSQGTPEPQGKNAPIQIPKVTPLSSGLTLPPNLAELAQGLDGKYVDEFGNILDWNGQVLGRVEGDLPSMIGRPVAVTGEIFSEEGEVVGYVAENDTIPPAPPSPKPIEGMGDGLKVDHMGNILDKNNNVVGHFDGAPLAKSLQQTGQAGNSGQSSSARPGHVPDTRTSCPQCTAHQAKPSSTTPSPSEIFMDVKSTNDGIQLIIKIPTVFHGGGNPNIHIGTGS